The Candidatus Poribacteria bacterium genome window below encodes:
- the ispG gene encoding flavodoxin-dependent (E)-4-hydroxy-3-methylbut-2-enyl-diphosphate synthase, with translation MKELIQISNKRPTRKIMVGNVPIGGGSPVSIQTMTTTLTRDVDATLAQVERCAEAGAQIVRVAVPEEPDAKALGALVKRASVPIVSDIHFNYRYALAAVDAGVAKVRINPGNIGNEQRIAEVLSAAKAANIPIRIGVNEGSLERDLLEKYPSPTAEALVESAMRHVKICEEHDFQDIAISVKSSDPLRMIEANRQFAAKVPYPLHLGVTEAGTPRRSHVKSTLGIGTLLLEGIGDTIRISITGDPVEEVLTAKELLRALGMAEDMLDVVSCPFCGRGDPAADYENIVAVAEALLEKHGIKIPVAVMGCEVNGPGETRNAEVGIHLGGKELAVLKVRGERVRTFRGKDEVNPEFLANALLEAAQQLEAG, from the coding sequence ATGAAAGAACTCATACAAATCAGTAACAAGCGTCCTACGCGAAAAATTATGGTGGGGAACGTCCCGATTGGCGGCGGCAGCCCTGTCTCCATCCAGACAATGACGACGACCTTGACGCGCGATGTTGATGCCACGTTAGCACAGGTGGAACGGTGTGCGGAGGCGGGTGCACAGATTGTCCGCGTTGCTGTCCCGGAAGAGCCGGACGCGAAGGCACTCGGTGCCCTTGTGAAGCGTGCCTCAGTCCCGATTGTCTCGGATATCCATTTCAACTACCGATACGCACTCGCCGCCGTAGACGCTGGCGTGGCGAAGGTGCGCATCAATCCCGGGAACATCGGTAATGAGCAACGGATTGCTGAGGTATTGTCTGCGGCGAAAGCCGCGAATATCCCGATCCGTATCGGTGTCAACGAGGGGTCGCTTGAACGGGATCTCTTAGAGAAGTATCCGTCCCCAACGGCGGAGGCGTTGGTAGAGAGTGCGATGCGGCACGTCAAGATTTGTGAGGAACACGATTTCCAAGACATCGCTATCTCCGTGAAGTCGAGCGATCCACTTCGGATGATAGAAGCGAACCGTCAGTTTGCGGCGAAAGTCCCGTATCCGCTGCATCTCGGTGTAACAGAAGCCGGAACGCCTCGACGTTCGCATGTTAAATCGACACTCGGCATCGGCACGTTGTTATTGGAAGGGATCGGGGACACCATCCGTATCTCGATTACCGGTGATCCCGTTGAGGAGGTTTTGACCGCGAAAGAACTCCTTCGGGCATTGGGTATGGCGGAAGACATGTTAGACGTTGTTTCCTGCCCGTTCTGTGGGCGTGGCGATCCTGCGGCGGACTATGAGAATATTGTCGCTGTCGCTGAGGCGCTTTTAGAGAAACACGGCATCAAAATTCCCGTCGCTGTGATGGGGTGTGAAGTCAACGGACCCGGTGAGACGCGCAATGCTGAGGTCGGTATCCACTTGGGCGGCAAGGAGCTTGCGGTTCTGAAGGTTCGCGGTGAACGGGTACGCACCTTCCGAGGGAAAGACGAGGTCAACCCAGAATTTTTGGCAAATGCGTTGTTAGAAGCCGCACAGCAGTTAGAGGCGGGATGA
- the mutY gene encoding A/G-specific adenine glycosylase: MHMKPLHKHYQDFRDALLAWFKVYQRDMPWRHTEDPYRIWVSEVMLQQTQVKKVVAYYERFIARFPDVQHLAAAPLQDVLKVWEGLGYYARARNLHKAAQVVVDQLDGKIPVDYASFRKLPGVGDYSAAAVQSIAFNAPYAAVDGNIKRVLARLFLMEAPINDAKLAKVFQQQADELLDPNAPGFFNQAMMELGATVCRPQSPTCLVCPVNSFCEAFQTAQQDEFPYRRETKPIPEYHLAVGVIYRDERVLLTQRQLDGLLGGLWEFPGGQLAEGETAEAACVRHIADVVNLSVTDVRYLTQVRHAYTHFKVVVDVFQCEYQAGEVVLKGPRDAKWVEVTALKEYPLPRVTHKFLEKLIEDGT; encoded by the coding sequence ATGCACATGAAACCTTTACACAAACACTACCAAGATTTTCGGGACGCGTTGTTGGCGTGGTTCAAGGTTTATCAACGCGATATGCCGTGGCGACACACGGAGGATCCCTACCGAATTTGGGTCTCTGAGGTGATGCTCCAACAGACGCAGGTCAAGAAGGTCGTAGCATACTATGAACGATTCATCGCACGGTTTCCCGATGTGCAACACTTGGCAGCCGCACCCCTACAAGATGTTTTGAAAGTCTGGGAAGGTCTGGGGTATTATGCGAGGGCGCGGAACCTCCACAAAGCTGCACAGGTCGTTGTAGATCAACTGGATGGGAAGATACCCGTGGATTATGCGAGTTTTCGGAAGTTGCCGGGTGTCGGAGATTATAGTGCAGCGGCGGTGCAGAGTATCGCGTTCAATGCCCCGTATGCCGCTGTGGACGGAAACATCAAACGTGTATTGGCACGCCTGTTTCTGATGGAGGCACCGATTAATGACGCAAAGTTAGCGAAGGTGTTTCAGCAGCAAGCCGATGAACTGTTGGATCCGAATGCCCCGGGATTTTTCAATCAGGCGATGATGGAGTTGGGCGCGACTGTGTGTCGTCCGCAATCCCCGACCTGTCTCGTCTGTCCTGTGAATTCGTTTTGTGAGGCGTTCCAGACGGCGCAACAGGACGAGTTTCCGTATCGGCGCGAGACGAAACCTATCCCGGAATACCATCTCGCTGTCGGGGTTATCTATAGGGATGAGAGGGTGCTGCTCACGCAACGGCAATTGGACGGTTTGCTCGGAGGTCTTTGGGAATTTCCGGGTGGCCAACTTGCTGAGGGTGAGACTGCCGAGGCGGCGTGCGTCCGACACATCGCTGATGTCGTCAACCTTTCTGTCACCGACGTGCGGTATCTCACACAGGTTAGGCATGCATATACGCATTTCAAGGTCGTTGTGGATGTGTTTCAGTGTGAGTATCAAGCGGGTGAGGTGGTTCTGAAGGGTCCACGGGATGCGAAATGGGTCGAGGTCACGGCACTAAAGGAGTATCCGCTCCCGCGTGTCACGCATAAGTTTTTAGAGAAGTTGATTGAGGATGGAACGTAA
- a CDS encoding DUF1080 domain-containing protein, with the protein MAQTPPESAVILFDGTDLSNWTSLDGSAPSWQVAGDAMLVVPRTGDVISKETFTDHFVHVEFRCPDMPEATGQAKGNSGVFLQGRYEVQVLDSYGIEVPGMGDCGAIYNQFAPLVNACKPPLEWQTYDIIFRAPRFNDAGEMTEGPRITVIQNGLVIINNAQLAGATVGSIDSEAATPGPLKLQDHGNDVRYRNIWAVPLPLEGSDKY; encoded by the coding sequence ATGGCACAAACACCTCCAGAATCCGCAGTCATCCTCTTTGATGGCACAGACCTCAGCAATTGGACGAGCTTAGACGGCAGCGCCCCCAGTTGGCAGGTGGCAGGCGACGCAATGCTCGTCGTCCCACGCACCGGCGATGTCATCAGCAAGGAAACCTTCACGGATCACTTCGTTCACGTCGAATTCAGATGCCCCGATATGCCCGAAGCGACCGGACAGGCAAAAGGCAACAGCGGTGTCTTCCTCCAGGGCAGATACGAAGTCCAAGTCTTGGATTCCTACGGCATTGAAGTCCCTGGGATGGGTGATTGCGGGGCAATTTACAACCAGTTCGCACCGCTTGTCAACGCTTGCAAACCACCGCTTGAGTGGCAGACCTACGATATTATTTTCCGAGCACCGCGCTTCAACGATGCCGGAGAAATGACTGAGGGCCCACGCATAACTGTCATTCAGAACGGCTTGGTGATTATCAACAATGCCCAACTCGCTGGCGCGACTGTCGGAAGTATTGATTCAGAAGCGGCTACACCCGGTCCACTCAAACTGCAGGACCACGGCAACGACGTTCGCTACCGGAACATCTGGGCAGTCCCACTCCCGCTTGAGGGTTCGGACAAATATTAA
- a CDS encoding histidinol-phosphate transaminase: MLKPKPSIDTIQPYQGGKPIEEVRRELGITTDIIKLASNENPFGPSPLAMQAISESATQVHLYPDGNAYYLKADLADSLGISAEHLILGNGSNDVLQFVAEAYLAPGDEVIYAAGAFVVYSLVTKLCSATAVVVPMVAHTHDLSAMAAAITEKTKVIFVANPNNPTGTMVTADETAAFMEQVPDDVLVVFDEAYYEYVDRSDYPQTLPYVLAGRNFIITRTFSKIYGLAGLRIGYGIAPPPLIETLNRVRQPFNCSLVGQAAARAALKDTAHVTKSREQNAVGKAFLYEVFDDIGLRYVESEGNFIMLHLEQSGGDVADALLKEGVIVRPIEGYGYPNAVRVTIGTQQENEKFIKALGVVSH, from the coding sequence ATGCTAAAACCGAAACCCAGCATCGACACGATTCAGCCGTATCAGGGCGGTAAGCCGATTGAAGAGGTCCGGCGCGAACTCGGCATTACGACCGATATTATCAAACTGGCATCCAACGAAAATCCGTTCGGTCCCTCGCCGTTGGCGATGCAGGCGATCTCGGAGAGTGCGACCCAGGTGCATCTCTACCCTGACGGTAATGCCTATTACCTTAAAGCGGATCTCGCGGACTCTCTCGGCATTTCTGCCGAGCATCTAATTTTAGGGAACGGATCGAACGATGTGCTGCAATTCGTTGCTGAGGCATACCTCGCACCGGGCGATGAGGTTATCTATGCAGCCGGGGCATTCGTCGTCTATAGTCTTGTGACGAAGTTATGCAGTGCGACAGCGGTCGTCGTGCCGATGGTAGCGCATACACACGACCTGTCCGCTATGGCAGCAGCGATTACCGAGAAGACGAAGGTCATCTTCGTCGCGAATCCGAACAACCCTACCGGCACGATGGTCACGGCGGATGAGACAGCGGCGTTTATGGAACAGGTACCGGACGATGTGCTGGTTGTTTTTGACGAAGCCTATTATGAGTATGTTGACCGTTCAGACTACCCACAGACGCTCCCGTATGTGCTGGCGGGACGGAACTTCATCATCACCCGAACGTTTTCTAAAATTTATGGGTTGGCTGGGCTGCGTATCGGATACGGTATCGCGCCACCTCCGTTGATTGAAACGTTGAATCGGGTGCGCCAACCCTTCAATTGCAGTTTGGTTGGACAGGCGGCGGCGCGAGCAGCACTTAAGGATACCGCCCACGTTACCAAGAGTCGAGAACAGAACGCCGTCGGTAAAGCCTTCCTCTACGAGGTGTTTGATGACATCGGACTCCGTTATGTCGAAAGCGAAGGGAATTTCATCATGTTGCACCTCGAACAATCGGGAGGGGATGTCGCCGACGCACTTCTGAAGGAAGGGGTCATTGTGCGTCCAATTGAGGGCTACGGCTATCCGAATGCGGTGCGCGTAACGATCGGCACACAGCAGGAAAACGAAAAATTCATCAAGGCGTTAGGAGTTGTCAGCCATTAA
- a CDS encoding formylglycine-generating enzyme family protein, protein EWEKAARGTDAREYPWGDMWDASRANTSESGNKRLMPVGRYPSGVSPYGCYDMAGNAYDWCFDWFHMETYKYSPSENPLGASEGRRKVIRGGAWIARGEFAARCANRAAYEPIRGLHSVSFRIAMDL, encoded by the coding sequence GAATGGGAGAAGGCAGCGCGTGGCACGGATGCCCGGGAGTATCCCTGGGGCGATATGTGGGATGCGAGTCGAGCGAATACATCGGAATCCGGGAATAAGCGACTGATGCCGGTTGGGCGTTATCCATCGGGCGTGAGTCCTTACGGGTGCTACGATATGGCGGGGAACGCCTACGATTGGTGTTTCGATTGGTTCCACATGGAAACGTATAAATATTCACCTTCGGAGAATCCGTTGGGCGCGAGTGAGGGACGGCGAAAGGTGATTCGCGGGGGAGCGTGGATTGCACGTGGGGAATTCGCTGCGCGGTGTGCGAACCGGGCAGCCTATGAGCCGATCCGAGGGCTTCATAGCGTCAGTTTCCGGATTGCGATGGACCTTTGA
- a CDS encoding aldo/keto reductase, protein METNQDLPTIPRRRLGRTELNIPVIPFGTQGFGNNFGFVSDEEAVDLVKHSVSIGVNHFDCARCYGDSMRKFGLALKEIAREDVIITGRLCCHSAAKWGGYGEGRPDYSAERAIADLEDQLVLLGVDYFDGMLIHDPGEIDPTLEKGGTLDGLLQCKARGLVHFLGYGMRPHDFHLKAMATGDVDLILCFNDYNLVRQNAADDILPYAAEHDIGVMNGWSILRGILTGVDLDAEIERGRWKKEGDVAAAYPIWEWCVEEGISLLQLALQFCLKEERIQGNNIGSLNAEQLEANVIAASTPLPDEVWEKYEARFGSAN, encoded by the coding sequence ATGGAAACCAATCAAGATCTTCCCACAATTCCGAGGCGACGGCTCGGAAGAACGGAACTCAACATCCCCGTTATTCCGTTCGGCACACAAGGATTTGGAAACAACTTCGGTTTCGTCTCAGATGAAGAGGCTGTGGATCTCGTTAAACACTCGGTATCCATCGGTGTGAACCACTTCGACTGTGCACGCTGTTATGGGGACTCAATGCGGAAATTCGGTCTGGCATTGAAGGAGATCGCCCGTGAGGATGTCATCATCACGGGACGCCTCTGCTGCCATTCGGCTGCGAAGTGGGGTGGCTACGGAGAAGGGAGACCCGATTATTCCGCCGAACGCGCAATCGCCGACCTCGAAGACCAACTCGTACTTCTCGGCGTAGACTACTTCGACGGTATGCTTATCCACGACCCAGGCGAGATCGATCCCACGCTGGAAAAGGGCGGCACGCTTGACGGGTTGCTCCAATGTAAGGCACGTGGACTCGTCCACTTCCTCGGCTACGGGATGCGTCCCCACGATTTCCATCTCAAGGCGATGGCAACAGGCGACGTTGATCTCATTCTCTGCTTCAACGACTATAATCTCGTCCGGCAGAACGCCGCTGACGACATCCTCCCTTACGCCGCTGAACACGACATCGGGGTCATGAACGGCTGGTCGATCCTGCGGGGTATCCTCACAGGTGTCGATCTTGACGCTGAGATTGAAAGGGGACGTTGGAAAAAAGAGGGTGATGTTGCGGCAGCATACCCAATTTGGGAATGGTGTGTTGAAGAAGGGATAAGTTTGCTTCAACTTGCCCTCCAGTTCTGCCTGAAAGAAGAGCGGATTCAGGGCAACAATATCGGGAGCCTCAACGCTGAGCAGCTGGAAGCGAACGTCATAGCCGCCAGCACGCCGCTCCCCGATGAGGTTTGGGAGAAATACGAAGCACGTTTCGGATCAGCCAATTAG
- a CDS encoding AAA family ATPase: MRRFGTQGPVNSKDNYVVARREELSDFIARVKEGRYIVLFAPRQTGKTTFFQDALKALVAEGTDYFPIQLNFEEYEDVTPADFYHSLYKEIAKEIRKAFRERGEQLSQELDTFLTHAQITNHISMREFFERFAPFAENQRVVLIIDEFDGIPRAAINGFLRSLRRIYLTGREVRSPYSLGIIGVKNITQLNYDRSISPFNIQDEFTLPNFTLEQVSELLVQYTDEVGQQFAPKVVETIHKQTAGQPFLVNRFAQILTEELNISETETIQVSHFSQAHARLVEERNTNIEHLITNVRRDPRFERMLMRIAFYGSSYNFTFHNETISELATYGVITKGQDGACQILNPIYLHCIVQALKPLINGLEAEYFPEDGAIDFSEYIAATGQLQMQRLIENFKDFIARAGFRILQVPDTPQEFVGQYLLFAYLDELVKIVGAVMYLEVPTGRGRSDLVISHSGQTYIVETKVWRSERSYQAGKQQLATYLTSEGGTEGYYVVFDYRENSEPRAETDTVDGHTIHSYVIPVLQTLPSQP, encoded by the coding sequence ATGAGACGGTTTGGCACCCAAGGTCCCGTCAATTCCAAAGATAATTACGTCGTCGCCCGGCGTGAGGAACTTTCCGATTTCATCGCCCGTGTTAAGGAGGGACGATACATCGTCCTGTTCGCACCACGACAGACCGGTAAAACCACGTTCTTCCAAGACGCGCTCAAGGCACTTGTGGCAGAAGGGACAGACTACTTCCCAATACAACTCAACTTCGAGGAATACGAAGACGTAACGCCTGCCGATTTTTACCATTCGCTGTATAAAGAAATTGCCAAAGAGATTCGGAAGGCCTTTCGAGAACGCGGCGAGCAACTTTCCCAAGAACTGGACACCTTCCTGACGCATGCACAGATAACGAACCACATTTCAATGCGCGAATTTTTTGAACGGTTTGCCCCCTTCGCGGAAAACCAACGGGTCGTCCTTATCATCGACGAATTCGACGGGATTCCACGGGCGGCTATCAACGGATTTCTCCGTTCGCTCCGCCGGATATACCTCACTGGACGCGAAGTCCGTTCCCCGTATAGTCTCGGTATTATTGGGGTTAAAAACATCACACAACTCAACTACGATAGATCCATCTCTCCGTTCAACATACAGGACGAGTTCACACTCCCAAACTTCACTTTAGAACAGGTCAGTGAACTTCTTGTCCAGTACACCGACGAGGTTGGACAACAATTCGCGCCGAAAGTCGTTGAAACGATCCATAAACAGACAGCCGGTCAACCTTTCCTCGTCAATAGGTTCGCGCAGATTCTCACCGAGGAACTCAACATATCCGAAACCGAAACGATCCAGGTATCCCACTTTTCACAAGCGCACGCTCGACTCGTCGAGGAGAGAAACACCAACATTGAACATCTCATTACAAATGTTCGTAGAGACCCACGCTTTGAAAGAATGCTCATGCGCATTGCTTTTTATGGAAGCAGTTACAACTTTACTTTCCATAATGAAACCATTAGTGAACTCGCAACCTATGGTGTGATCACAAAGGGACAAGATGGCGCATGCCAGATTCTCAATCCTATCTACCTCCATTGCATTGTCCAAGCACTTAAACCCCTTATAAATGGGCTTGAGGCCGAATACTTTCCTGAAGACGGTGCTATCGACTTTTCAGAATATATCGCGGCGACCGGGCAACTCCAAATGCAACGGCTCATCGAAAATTTTAAGGACTTTATCGCACGCGCCGGATTCAGAATACTCCAAGTCCCAGATACACCCCAAGAATTCGTAGGGCAATACCTCCTCTTCGCGTATCTCGACGAGTTGGTGAAAATCGTTGGTGCCGTTATGTACCTGGAAGTCCCAACCGGCAGGGGCAGATCCGATCTCGTTATTTCACACAGCGGACAGACTTACATCGTTGAAACGAAGGTATGGCGCAGCGAGCGAAGTTATCAGGCAGGCAAGCAGCAACTCGCAACATACCTTACGTCGGAAGGCGGAACAGAAGGGTATTACGTGGTGTTTGATTATCGTGAAAATTCGGAACCCCGGGCGGAGACGGATACAGTTGACGGTCATACAATCCACAGTTACGTTATCCCCGTCCTTCAAACCCTTCCATCGCAGCCGTGA
- a CDS encoding glycosyltransferase family 39 protein yields the protein MRKNLIIKKIPVQIGGLALFFAVYHLFLYYSMREMSINLGAVRFEKHILPLYAEPSFDLSWWIVPALGVCIGFLCLCQRYLLSGADSRRLLIVAGICFVAIHISVAQIDGYRELEREGETERVLTLLEPYTRTSLEYYGDVPRIDELGLGRFLRDYSKPELFNTLSGHTRTHPPGGVIFLWFFSKIFGYNLVSASLISILFTAIAVVPIYRLGEHLYGERVGRYALLLFLITPNFVMFTGTSMDGPFSVFPILSVYLFYKARHQETLSDQKWHEPRPYSMLTGISLAIGMFMTYSTVVVGVFLCVVALLERKRFRQYLKVLLSAASGFIGFYLLLFILTGFRPIEALWAAIKKDELGMGTGYESVGRYFHLSFANLFAFLIGVGLPITLVWLRQIVVVLKEWRQNAHASEHGSDGTRVPWIFRHDEVLDTFVIGFLITLVYFTFSTLFTMEVERIWIFMVPFFVIPVAKYLTTRPMSDLYWVAGLLVAQLIVGEVLLYTYW from the coding sequence ATGCGAAAAAACTTAATAATTAAAAAAATTCCTGTCCAGATTGGGGGGCTCGCGCTATTTTTCGCCGTTTACCATCTATTCCTGTATTACAGCATGCGCGAAATGTCTATCAATCTGGGTGCCGTGCGGTTTGAAAAGCACATTTTGCCGCTTTATGCTGAACCGAGTTTCGACTTAAGTTGGTGGATAGTGCCTGCCCTCGGGGTGTGTATCGGTTTTTTGTGTCTTTGTCAGAGATACCTACTTTCAGGCGCGGACAGTCGTCGGTTATTGATCGTTGCGGGTATCTGCTTCGTTGCGATTCATATCAGTGTCGCCCAAATTGATGGCTACCGAGAGTTGGAACGGGAGGGTGAGACGGAACGGGTTTTAACGCTTTTAGAACCCTATACGCGGACTTCATTGGAGTATTATGGCGATGTGCCGCGAATTGACGAACTCGGACTCGGCAGGTTTCTACGGGATTATAGCAAACCGGAATTGTTTAATACACTCTCAGGACATACGCGCACCCATCCGCCGGGGGGTGTGATTTTTTTATGGTTTTTTAGTAAAATCTTCGGTTACAATCTCGTATCGGCATCATTGATCTCGATTCTCTTCACGGCAATCGCAGTCGTTCCGATCTATCGCCTCGGTGAACATCTTTACGGGGAAAGGGTGGGTCGGTACGCCCTGCTCCTTTTTCTTATCACCCCCAACTTTGTGATGTTCACTGGCACGTCAATGGACGGTCCGTTCAGCGTCTTCCCTATCTTAAGCGTTTACCTGTTTTATAAAGCGCGACATCAAGAAACCCTGTCGGATCAGAAGTGGCATGAGCCCCGTCCTTACAGCATGTTAACGGGGATTTCGCTTGCGATTGGAATGTTCATGACGTATTCAACGGTCGTTGTGGGTGTATTCTTGTGTGTTGTCGCTTTACTGGAGCGAAAGCGATTCAGACAGTATCTGAAGGTCTTACTGTCCGCGGCTTCCGGATTTATCGGATTTTATCTCTTACTTTTCATCCTGACCGGATTCCGTCCGATTGAAGCACTCTGGGCGGCTATCAAGAAAGATGAGTTGGGCATGGGGACGGGATATGAGAGCGTTGGGCGTTATTTCCACCTGAGTTTCGCGAACCTGTTTGCGTTCCTCATCGGCGTAGGGTTACCGATAACGCTCGTGTGGCTACGGCAGATCGTTGTGGTATTGAAGGAGTGGCGGCAAAACGCTCACGCGTCTGAACACGGGAGTGATGGAACCCGTGTCCCTTGGATATTCCGTCATGATGAAGTGTTGGACACGTTCGTTATTGGTTTCCTCATCACGCTTGTTTACTTCACATTCTCGACGCTATTTACCATGGAGGTCGAGCGGATATGGATTTTCATGGTGCCGTTTTTCGTGATTCCCGTCGCGAAATACCTTACGACGCGCCCCATGTCGGACCTCTACTGGGTCGCAGGTCTCCTCGTTGCACAACTTATCGTCGGAGAGGTCCTTCTCTACACGTATTGGTGA